The following DNA comes from Kitasatospora sp. NBC_01287.
GCTCACCGAGATGACCGTGCGCTCCTCGACGCGCAGGTGCCGGCGCCGCCGCAGGTCCATCGGGTGGACCGGTGTCGCCTCGTAGAAAGGCCGCGCCGCCTTCGCGCGCCAGTCCACGAGCAGAGGCAGGTCATCCTCCTCCGTCTGCAGTCCGATCCGCCCGATGCGCAGGGCCGTGCCATCCGTCCAGTCGATGCGCCCGAAGACCAGCCCCTTTTCGGCGCCCTCCAGCCGGCCGATTTCCTTGGCCAGCCGATCGGCGGCGATTTCTCTCTCGTACGCCCCGCCGGCGCTGTCCGCCGTGCCCTTCAGCACACTCGCTCGGTGCACTCGCGCCTCGGAAAGCCGCTCGGTGAGCAACTCGTACAAGGAGGACACATAATCCTGCTCCGAGTCAACCGAACGCACGGCGGGATCAGTCATTTTCGACAACAGCGGCTCCTTCGATTCGAGCCACACCATACGGTCAAAGCTCCCCGAAAGATAAGTCTTGACTTGCTTGATGGGATTTGCCCGCTGCCACCAAGCCGTCAAGCCTGGAGTTTCTCGTCATAACCGTTGCGACCGGGCGAACCATATGCCCTGCCGGATTTGCGAACTGAATAATTCTGTGCCCCTGGCGGATTTCCGAGTCGAAGGATTTCACCTCCGGGCAGGGGTGGCGGCCGAGCCGGTCGCATCCGGCCCGGATCTCCTGACGGAACAGGTCGGGCATCCGCAGGCCGACCACGAAGGCGGCGTGCGGATGCCCGGCGGGGTCGACGGGCTCGACCGGCTCGGCGGGGTCGATATCGGATGCGCCGTGCCGGACGTCCTCGATTTGAGTCGAGCCGAATTACCCGGTCATGGCATCGGGTTGGGCTGCGGCCCACGCGGCCCGCAACTCCGAGAGGCGCGACCGGATTTCCGGGTCATCGGCACTCGAAGCGACCAGGCCGGGCAGGACGACTGCCCGCCCCTTGTGCAGGCGTACCTCAAGGAGGCAGTGATCGATGCCGCGGTTGACCTCCGGTGAGAACCCGAACGACTGCACCTGCGGCCAGGTGACCACACGTGTCCTCAGTAGGGTCCGCGTGGTGAGGCCCGCGGCATTCACCGTGGTACTGCCGCAGAAGGGGCCCACGAAGGAGGCGGCGATGGCGTAGGCGACGATCAGGGCGGCCGCGAAGAGCGCGGTCATCACGGGATTCCGGCCCTTGGCCGCTGCGGCGAGGATGATGGCGAGGGCGCAGGCCAGAGCGGTCGGGAAGAGGACCAAGGTCCTGCGGCCCGTCCGCCGGTACTGGATCGGCGCCTTGAAGTAGTGCTGTCCGTCGCGCCGATCGCTCATGGCTCCCCCGCTCACTCCGCTGCTGACCGTCATTGTCGTGGAGGTGCCGAACGGAATCCAGTGCTGCTGCGGTTGACAGGGCGCCCCGCAGCGGCAGGAATCCCCGGAGAGGGTCGAGGGTGTCGGAGTCGGCGGCCTTGAACCGGCGGGCACCCTTGCAGAGCAACGGATTTGGGGCCTGCGGGGAGCTGCGGATAGCGTGAGCCGGTGAGCCTGCGAATCAAGCACGTGACGGTCGATTGCGCCGACCCGCCGAAGCTGGCTGCCTGGTGGGCGCAGGCCCTGGGCGGCTCGGTCACGGCAGACTTCGGTGGCTTCTACGCCCTCGTGGAGGGCGGCGGTCTGGCCATGGGGTTTCAGAAGGTCCCCGAGGCGCGCACGGACAAGAACAGCGTCCATGTCGACCTGGCCGCCTCGGACCGCGCCGTGGAGATCGAACGCCTGATCAGGCTCGGTGCCACGGAAGTCGCCGAACACACGGTGCCAGGACTGGCATGGACCGTGCTCCGCGACCCCGAGGGCAACGAGTTCTGTGTCTCGGGCCCCGCGCCCGATGAGCCCGCCGCAGGCTGAGAGCGAGCTCCCGCGACGCGACGGAGGCATTGGGTCCAGGCCGCCTCCGGAAGCCGGCCCCGAGATCGACAGGAGCCCCAGCGTCCCCGACTCCTCCCGACTCCTCAAGATGACAGCGGGCCCGGACCGTTCCGACGGTCCGGGCCCGCTGTCGGGTCGATCAGGGGGCGGAGTCGGGGACGCTGGGGCTCCTGTCGTACGCCTTGGTCGGGTTCATCCCGATGTTGTTGATCTGCACGGTGTCCTGGGTGCTCACCTGCGCGCACTTGCTGGAGTCGTCCGCGGTCTGCGCCTCGGAGTTGCTCAGCGCCGCCTGGGTGTTCACCGGCGCCGGGGCCGCCGGGGAAGCCGCGCCGCCCGCGCCCGCCGGCGCGGCACCGAAGGTGCTCCCGGCCGTCCAGTCCTTGCCGATCACCAACGTGATCCCCGGACCGTCACCCGGCCTGACCGCCGAGGACGGCAACCCCACCGAGGCCGCCACCTCCTGCGCGTCCCCCTCCCGACCCGCCGTGTACGTCACCTCGCTGACCGCCGCACTCACCGTCGCGTTGGTCGCCGAGGTCAGCGAGCTGTACCCCGCCGTCTTCAACGCCTCCGCCAGATCCCCCGCCCGACCCGCCACCCCACTGCCGTTCTTCACGTGCACCGCGATCTCCTTCTTCGGCGCACCAGCCCCCGCCCCCGCGGCGGCCGCCGACGACGCAGGAGCGGCGGGAGCGGCGGGAGCAGCCGGAGCCGGCGCGGCCGAGGAGGTGTCCGGGTTCGCCGTGGAGGTGGCCTGCGCCGCCGCCGACGACTTGCTCCCGTCCCCGGTGGTCAGCGACTGGTCATTGATCATCGCGCTGAAGAGGTTCTTGGCCGCCGGGTCGACCACCACACGCTGCGTATTCGTCGGGTCGGGGTCGTTCTGCATCGTGGTCATCGTGATCCGGTCGGTCGGCACCTTGTTCAGGTCGTCCGCCAGCCCCACCAGCTGCGGGATCCCGCTCAGCCCGTTGTCCACCGTCAGCGCCTTGGTCGCCGCGTTCGCCAGCGACAGCACCGCCGCCGGGTTCGTCAACGTCCCCGCGCTCTTCAACTGCCGCACCATCGAGGACAGGAACATGTGCTGCGCCACCGTGCGCCCCACATCGCCACCATCGCCGAAACCGTGCCGGGTGCGCACGAACTCCAGCGCCGCCATCCCCTGCAGCGTGTGGTTGCCCTTCTTCAACTTCAGGTGCGAGTACGGGTCGTAGACGTTGTTGTCCACGCACACCGGCACCCCGCCCACCGCGTCCGACATCTGCACCACACCCGTGAAGTCGACCATCATGAAATGGTCGATGGGTATACCGGTCAGCTGGTGCACCGCCGCCACCGTGCACCCCGGACCGTAGTCCAGGGTGCTGTTGATCATGTCCCGGTGCGCCTTCATCGACGTGTGGTTCTCGGTGTCCGTGCAGGCCGGCAGGTCCGCCACCGTGTCGCGCGGGACACTCATCACCGTCGCGTTGCTGCGGTCCGCCGACACGTGCAGCACCATCTCGACGTCGGCGTTGGCCCCAGGCCCGCAGTCCCCACCGATCTGGCAGTCCGCGGCGTTGTCCCGCGCGTCGGAGCCGATCACCAGGATGTTGATCGGCGTGCGCCCGAAAGCGTCCGGCTTCTCGTGACCCGCGTCGCCCGAGGTGCCCGCGAAGAGCGCCGAGTGCTTGATGTTCCCGTTCAGCTCCTCGTAGACGTAGCCGAAGGTCCCCGCCGTCACCAGCACCAGCCCGGCCGTGGTGTACGCCAGGATCCGCAGGCCCTTGCGCTTGGGCTTCTTCATGCTCTTGCGGGCCGCGGCACGACCACCGGTCGGCGGCGCGGGAGGCTCGGAGCGGGATCCGGCGCGGGCCGCCGCGCGGCCGCCTGCCCGCGGCGCGGGGAGCTGCGGCTGGGCTGCGCGCGCACGGCGGCGAGGCCCGGGACCGGGGGTGTCCACCTGCGTCTCGCTCACGTCCGCCGCCTTCGTTCGTGCCTGGTCGAATCTGGTCGTGTCAGTCGGGACGTCGGCGTGTCGCGCCACGGTTCCCCGGCGCGCAGCATAGCTGTCCACCCTTTGAAGCCGAACCGCGGTGGAACGGTTGAACGACCAGGCAGGCCGGGCAGGCGAACGGCGAGCCGTGGTGCGGAGGTGACAAAGGCCACAAGCCAGAGGCCACAAGCCAGAGGCCACAAGCCGCAAGCGGGGCGGCGCGGGGCGACTACTCCTTGGGCTGCTCAGGCTCCTCGACGAAGTCGATCCGCTTGAAACGGCCGTTCATCGACTTCAGCAGGAACCAGGTGGCCACACCGAGCCCGCAGAAGACGACGAAGCCGAGCAGACCGGGGGTCACCGAGTTCGGGTCGTAGCTCGCGGCCAGCTCGGTGGTGGCGTGCGCGAGGGTCACGGAGGTACTCATGGCTCCATGGTGACCCGGCCCCGTTACGGCCGGGTCACCGGGGTGGGGCGTGTCGCCGGGCGACCCGCCCCACCAGGGGTCGGACCGCTACTGCGCCGCGTCCCCGGCCAGAGTGGTGGCGCGCAGCCCGGCGAACAGGTCGTCCTCCGGCAGGTCGGTGTCGACCAGCGAGCGGGCCAGCTCGTAGTCCTCGGTCGGCCAGACCTCGCGCTGCACCGACAGCGGCACCCGGAACCACGGGCCTTCCGGGTCGATCTGGGTGGCGTGCGCGAGCAGCGCCTTGTCCCGGGTCTCGAACCAGTCCTCGCAGTGCACCTGGGTGGTGATCTCGCGCTCCTTGCGGCCGCTCTTCTCCCAGCCGTCGATCCACTCGCCGTACGGGGAGTCGTGCCCGTTCTCGGTGAGGTAGGCGTGCAGCGCCCGGATCCGGCCCATCGGGAAGCCGTGGTTGTAGTAGAGCTTGAGCGGCTGCCAGGGCTCGCCGGCCTCGGGGTAGGCGTCCGGGTCACCGGCCGCCTCGAAGGCGATCATGGTGATCTTGTGGGTCATGATGTGGTCGGGGTGCGGGTAACCGCCGTTCTCGTCATAGGTGGTGATCACCTGCGGCTTGAACTCGCGGATCAGGCGCACCAGCGGCTCGGCCGCGGCCTTCTCGTCCTGCAGCGCGAAGCAGCCCTCGGGCAGCGGCGGCAACGGGTCGCCCTCGGGCAGGCCCGAGTCGACGAAGCCCAGCCAGGCCTGCTCGACGCCCAGGA
Coding sequences within:
- a CDS encoding PH domain-containing protein, which encodes MTVSSGVSGGAMSDRRDGQHYFKAPIQYRRTGRRTLVLFPTALACALAIILAAAAKGRNPVMTALFAAALIVAYAIAASFVGPFCGSTTVNAAGLTTRTLLRTRVVTWPQVQSFGFSPEVNRGIDHCLLEVRLHKGRAVVLPGLVASSADDPEIRSRLSELRAAWAAAQPDAMTG
- a CDS encoding VOC family protein, translating into MSLRIKHVTVDCADPPKLAAWWAQALGGSVTADFGGFYALVEGGGLAMGFQKVPEARTDKNSVHVDLAASDRAVEIERLIRLGATEVAEHTVPGLAWTVLRDPEGNEFCVSGPAPDEPAAG
- a CDS encoding LCP family protein; this translates as MSETQVDTPGPGPRRRARAAQPQLPAPRAGGRAAARAGSRSEPPAPPTGGRAAARKSMKKPKRKGLRILAYTTAGLVLVTAGTFGYVYEELNGNIKHSALFAGTSGDAGHEKPDAFGRTPINILVIGSDARDNAADCQIGGDCGPGANADVEMVLHVSADRSNATVMSVPRDTVADLPACTDTENHTSMKAHRDMINSTLDYGPGCTVAAVHQLTGIPIDHFMMVDFTGVVQMSDAVGGVPVCVDNNVYDPYSHLKLKKGNHTLQGMAALEFVRTRHGFGDGGDVGRTVAQHMFLSSMVRQLKSAGTLTNPAAVLSLANAATKALTVDNGLSGIPQLVGLADDLNKVPTDRITMTTMQNDPDPTNTQRVVVDPAAKNLFSAMINDQSLTTGDGSKSSAAAQATSTANPDTSSAAPAPAAPAAPAAPASSAAAAGAGAGAPKKEIAVHVKNGSGVAGRAGDLAEALKTAGYSSLTSATNATVSAAVSEVTYTAGREGDAQEVAASVGLPSSAVRPGDGPGITLVIGKDWTAGSTFGAAPAGAGGAASPAAPAPVNTQAALSNSEAQTADDSSKCAQVSTQDTVQINNIGMNPTKAYDRSPSVPDSAP
- the mca gene encoding mycothiol conjugate amidase Mca: MTEQLRLMAVHAHPDDESSKGAATMAMYVAQGVEVLVATCTGGERGSVLNPKLQGDPYVEENIHEVRRKEMDSAREILGVEQAWLGFVDSGLPEGDPLPPLPEGCFALQDEKAAAEPLVRLIREFKPQVITTYDENGGYPHPDHIMTHKITMIAFEAAGDPDAYPEAGEPWQPLKLYYNHGFPMGRIRALHAYLTENGHDSPYGEWIDGWEKSGRKEREITTQVHCEDWFETRDKALLAHATQIDPEGPWFRVPLSVQREVWPTEDYELARSLVDTDLPEDDLFAGLRATTLAGDAAQ